The proteins below come from a single Alnus glutinosa chromosome 9, dhAlnGlut1.1, whole genome shotgun sequence genomic window:
- the LOC133878256 gene encoding uncharacterized protein LOC133878256 isoform X3 encodes MAVRAPLHLLPLRCSATKEDQSEYRDKSRNARVLVVGGTGRVGGSTAIALSKLRPDIHIIIAGRNREKGASMVTTLGGNSEFAEVNIDNVKSLEAALEDVDLVVHTAGPFQQAEKCTVLEAAIHTKTAYVDVCDDTTYARRAKSFKSRAVAANVPAITTGGIYPGVSNVMAAELVRASRNEGKAEPERLRFYYYTAGSGGAGPTILATSFLLLGEEVVAYNKGEAVKLKPYSGMLNIDFGKGIGKRDVYLLNLPEVRSAHEVLGVPTVSARFGTAPFFWNWGMAAMTTLLPAEFLRDRRKVQELVQLFDPVVRSVDRIAGERVSMRVDLECSDGRNVVGIFSHRRLSVVHPFQIRGNCNSCICFSYS; translated from the exons ATGGCGGTGCGGGCTCCGTTGCATTTGTTGCCATTGAGGTGTAGCGCTACAAAGGAAGACCAGAGCGAATACAGAGACAAGTCTAGGAACGCGCGCGTTTTAGTGGTGGGAGGAACTGGTCGGGTCGGAGGCTCCACCGCCATCGCGCTCTCCAAGCTCCGCCCTGACATCCACATCATCATTGCCGGTCGCAACAG GGAAAAAGGTGCTTCTATGGTGACTACACTAGGGGGCAACTCTGAGTTTGCCGAGGTCAACATTGACAATGTAAAATCCCTTGAGGCGGCTTTAGAGG ATGTGGATCTTGTAGTTCATACTGCTGGACCTTTCCAACAGGCAGAAAAGTGCACTGTACTGGAAGCTGCCATACATACCAAG ACAGCCTATGTTGATGTTTGTGATGACACAACCTATGCACGGcgtgctaaatccttcaagagTAGAGCAGTAGCTGCAAATGTTCCAGCTATAACAACAGGCGGAATTTACCCAGGAGTGAGCAATG TGATGGCAGCAGAGCTAGTTCGTGCTTCAAGAAATGAAGGCAAGGCTGAGCCAGAGAGACTACG ATTCTACTACTACACAGCAGGTAGTGGTGGTGCAGGTCCAACTATATTAGCTACTAGCTTTTTACTTCTTGGAGAAGAAGTGGTTGCATATAATAAAG GAGAAGCGGTCAAACTGAAGCCTTATAGTGGAATGCTCAACATTGACTTTGGAAAAGGAATTGGAAAGAGAGATGTTTATCTGTT GAATTTGCCCGAAGTAAGAAGTGCTCATGAGGTCCTTGGAGTACCAACTGTCAGTGCTCGATTTGGAACTGCTCCATTCTTCTGGAATTGGGGAATGGCAGCCATGACAACTCTTCTTCCTGCG GAGTTTTTGAGAGACAGGCGCAAAGTCCAAGAATTAGTTCAACTGTTTGACCCTGTAGTCCGATCAGTTGATAGGATTGCTGGAGAGCGTGTATCAATGAGG GTTGATTTGGAGTGTTCAGATGGACGCAATGTAGTTGGTATATTCAGTCATAGGAGGCTTTCTGT GGTTCATCCCTTTCAGATCCGTGGGAACTGCAACAGCTGCATTTGCTTTAGCTATTCTTGA
- the LOC133878256 gene encoding uncharacterized protein LOC133878256 isoform X1, whose translation MAVRAPLHLLPLRCSATKEDQSEYRDKSRNARVLVVGGTGRVGGSTAIALSKLRPDIHIIIAGRNREKGASMVTTLGGNSEFAEVNIDNVKSLEAALEDVDLVVHTAGPFQQAEKCTVLEAAIHTKTAYVDVCDDTTYARRAKSFKSRAVAANVPAITTGGIYPGVSNVMAAELVRASRNEGKAEPERLRFYYYTAGSGGAGPTILATSFLLLGEEVVAYNKGEAVKLKPYSGMLNIDFGKGIGKRDVYLLNLPEVRSAHEVLGVPTVSARFGTAPFFWNWGMAAMTTLLPAEFLRDRRKVQELVQLFDPVVRSVDRIAGERVSMRVDLECSDGRNVVGIFSHRRLSVSVGTATAAFALAILEGSTQPGVWFPEEPEGIAIEAREVLLERAAQGTINFVMNKPPWMVETNPKELGLGIYV comes from the exons ATGGCGGTGCGGGCTCCGTTGCATTTGTTGCCATTGAGGTGTAGCGCTACAAAGGAAGACCAGAGCGAATACAGAGACAAGTCTAGGAACGCGCGCGTTTTAGTGGTGGGAGGAACTGGTCGGGTCGGAGGCTCCACCGCCATCGCGCTCTCCAAGCTCCGCCCTGACATCCACATCATCATTGCCGGTCGCAACAG GGAAAAAGGTGCTTCTATGGTGACTACACTAGGGGGCAACTCTGAGTTTGCCGAGGTCAACATTGACAATGTAAAATCCCTTGAGGCGGCTTTAGAGG ATGTGGATCTTGTAGTTCATACTGCTGGACCTTTCCAACAGGCAGAAAAGTGCACTGTACTGGAAGCTGCCATACATACCAAG ACAGCCTATGTTGATGTTTGTGATGACACAACCTATGCACGGcgtgctaaatccttcaagagTAGAGCAGTAGCTGCAAATGTTCCAGCTATAACAACAGGCGGAATTTACCCAGGAGTGAGCAATG TGATGGCAGCAGAGCTAGTTCGTGCTTCAAGAAATGAAGGCAAGGCTGAGCCAGAGAGACTACG ATTCTACTACTACACAGCAGGTAGTGGTGGTGCAGGTCCAACTATATTAGCTACTAGCTTTTTACTTCTTGGAGAAGAAGTGGTTGCATATAATAAAG GAGAAGCGGTCAAACTGAAGCCTTATAGTGGAATGCTCAACATTGACTTTGGAAAAGGAATTGGAAAGAGAGATGTTTATCTGTT GAATTTGCCCGAAGTAAGAAGTGCTCATGAGGTCCTTGGAGTACCAACTGTCAGTGCTCGATTTGGAACTGCTCCATTCTTCTGGAATTGGGGAATGGCAGCCATGACAACTCTTCTTCCTGCG GAGTTTTTGAGAGACAGGCGCAAAGTCCAAGAATTAGTTCAACTGTTTGACCCTGTAGTCCGATCAGTTGATAGGATTGCTGGAGAGCGTGTATCAATGAGG GTTGATTTGGAGTGTTCAGATGGACGCAATGTAGTTGGTATATTCAGTCATAGGAGGCTTTCTGT ATCCGTGGGAACTGCAACAGCTGCATTTGCTTTAGCTATTCTTGAGGGAAGCACACAGCCTGGGGTTTGGTTTCCAGAAGAG CCAGAAGGAATTGCAATTGAGGCAAGGGAAGTTCTTCTTGAACGTGCAGCACAAGGAACGATCAATTTTGTAATGAACAA GCCACCATGGATGGTAGAAACAAACCCAAAAGAGCTTGGATTAGGAATATATGTATGA
- the LOC133877367 gene encoding signaling mucin MSB2 produces the protein MSPALLDSGAPAHITPQNSSLNGQVSHPLSFSFSGFPSKSVPMNNQTSGYSNYSNSNQSNSNLGYNTSFVRSAPGSSRPRFVKARRQSNSQNLRPTAASDARLDPGFNPFRPVSESSVPDSAASQTGTSVSSGSGFGKSGSEAFVFGANRFDLGVSTSMGRWDSSGGLEKGVVEEMNNLKIQSENEFLYVKDGVFNPNASNRPSSSLSGGSGSGGFVFGSVHKKSSSIDESIASELPVEMRKLNIEGPGNSERIEKIRDGRFNLSVNDTTKFGFGRGDNVGSSFDRSVEAELPNELKNKFYIKEPGQFDGGSVVFGSSKKGGARSLADRLSDQMKNLNVKDSLNTSSFEKNEANIKNNDKGNTVLGSSESTGDSYGGRKETLLSRKMEKLKLGSGAGDFNRSGAGPSSSRVFVKEMQMGHFGDMSFHDLDKSVPTEFTFQVGMQGKDTSGSQVSLDQPKDDAEVGGNVASSSSFSSSDTEFSYTSKQVGTGMPFVEFKTPKPKANLFSGLNRKMEFSAKRESVRDTRLKKMTRNLKHPTPVQMWPGQDFVSKESGSQENPEASESYSPMDISPYQEAPADNRHSRENSVTSDESFRLDSNEATNSAAMVSTDAIDEDLIGETNSAAALSSDAIDEDLIIAARCLDINEGDSICQQAKVGSFEYHFDKSVGAGGQEESVSGAETESFKSAAEEVDYNSDGAITSRETEPIPSSNVERHDSDGRTQIGVAPSSEEISGFKFTFAASSAAQSQVSASKRHQKKKNLLQVGHDMKDSSPNAKVSYASSSVNRFPFSGTSLPSSPGRGQKGDLSTSQSKVKTNSEVENRQEVKQESAATVAAQEACEKWRQRGNQVYMSGDLSKAEDCYTKGVNCVSMSETSKSCLRVLMLCYSNRAATRMSLGRMRDALGDCVMAAAIDPNFLKVQLRAANCYVALGEVEDASKYFKKCLQSGSDICVDRKIAVEASDGLQKAQKVLEGMNRSTELLKSVMSSDTETALEVIAEALMISSYSEKLLEMKAEALFMLRRYDEVIQLCKQTLGSAEKNSPPVDADGQEISLHGSEFLNKFYFKLWRCRLIFKAYFHLGRFDEGLAFLEEQEVKVSITNRSGSKALESLIPLAGTVRELLRHKAAGNEAFQAGRHAEAVEHYSAALSYNVESRPFASVCFCNRAAAYKALSQITDAIADCSLAIALDGNYLKAISRRATLYEMIRDYGQAARDIQRLVSLLIKQVEEKTIQSGASDRSISGANDLRQARLRLSEIEEEARKEIPLDMYLILGIEPSVSASEIKKAYRKAALRHHPDKAGQSLARSDNGDDKLWKEIAEEVHKDADKLFKMIGEAYAVLSDPIKRSRYDVEEEMRNAQKKHNGNSTSRTHTEPQCYPHERSSTRRQWREVWRSYGNSSSRGSEGNQWDRYS, from the exons ATGTCGCCGGCGTTGCTAGACTCTGGAGCTCCGGCACACATAACCCCACAAAACAGCAGCCTCAACGGTCAGGTTTCTCATCCTCTCTCATTCAGTTTTTCTGGGTTTCCCTCAAAATCTGTGCCAATGAATAATCAAACTTCTGGGTATTCAAATTATTCGAATTCCAATCAAAGTAATTCCAATCTCGGTTACAATACGTCGTTTGTGAGATCGGCGCCCGGTTCTTCAAGGCCGAGATTTGTGAAGGCGAGGAGGCAATCGAATTCTCAGAATTTGAGGCCAACGGCGGCCTCGGACGCCAGGTTAGACCCCGGTTTCAATCCGTTTCGTCCCGTTTCAGAGAGTTCCGTTCCGGACTCAGCTGCGTCCCAAACCGGGACTTCGGTCTCCAGTGGGTCTGGGTTTGGTAAGAGTGGAAGTGAGGCATTTGTGTTTGGAGCGAATAGGTTCGATTTGGGTGTTAGTACGAGTATGGGGAGATGGGATTCTAGTGGAGGTTTGGAGAAAGGAGTGGTTGAGGAAATGAACAATTTGAAAATTCAGAGTGAGAATGAGTTTCTCTATGTCAAAGATGGTGTGTTTAATCCAAATGCAAGTAATAGGCCAAGTTCAAGTCTATCCGGGGGGTCAGGGAGTGGTGGGTTTGTATTTGGAAGTGTGCACAAGAAGAGTTCTAGTATTGATGAAAGCATTGCATCGGAGCTTCCTGTGGAGATGAGGAAGTTGAACATTGAAGGTCCAGGAAATAGTGAACGTATCGAGAAAATTAGAGATGGAAGGTTCAATTTAAGTGTGAATGATACGACCAAGTTTGGGTTTGGGCGTGGCGACAATGTGGGTAGTTCCTTTGATAGAAGTGTGGAAGCAGAACTCCCAAATGAATTGAAGAATAAATTTTACATTAAAGAACCTGGTCAGTTTGATGGTGGTAGTGTTGTATTTGGAAGTAGTAAAAAAGGTGGTGCTAGAAGCTTAGCAGATAGACTTTCTGATCAGATGAAGAATCTGAACGTCAAGGATTCTTTAAATACTAGTAGTTTTGAAAAGAATGAAGCTAATATTAAGAACAATGACAAAGGCAACACTGTCTTGGGAAGCAGTGAAAGTACTGGTGATTCGTATGGTGGAAGAAAAGAAACCCTGCTGTCGAGGAAGATGGAGAAGTTGAAATTAGGAAGTGGGGCAGGAGACTTTAATCGATCAGGTGCAGGGCCCTCTTCCTCTCGAGTATTTGTGAAGGAGATGCAAATGGGACATTTTGGTGATATGTCATTCCATGATCTTGATAAATCAGTGCCCACAGAATTCACTTTTCAGGTGGGAATGCAGGGTAAGGATACAAGTGGTAGTCAAGTTTCTTTAGACCAACCAAAAGATGATGCCGAAGTGGGTGGAAATGTtgcatcttcatcttcattctCATCTAGTGACACTGAGTTTAGCTATACAAGCAAACAAGTTGGTACTGGGATGCCCTTTGTAGAatttaaaacaccaaaaccaaaagCTAACCTATTTTCAGGCTTAAATCGGAAAATGGAATTCAGTGCAAAGAGAGAATCAGTTAGAGacacaagattgaagaaaatGACTAGAAACTTGAAACATCCTACCCCAGTCCAGATGTGGCCTGGTCAAGATTTTGTTTCAAAGGAAAGTGGTTCCCAAGAGAACCCAGAGGCTTCTGAATCTTATTCACCTATGGATATTTCCCCATATCAGGAAGCACCGGCTGATAACCGGCACTCAAGAGAAAATTCTGTGACATCTGATGAGTCATTCAGACTTGATAGCAATGAAGCAACTAATTCAGCAGCAATGGTTTCAACTGATGCTATAGATGAAGATTTGATTGGAGAAACTAATTCAGCAGCAGCGCTTTCAAGTGATGCTATAGATGAAGATTTGATTATTGCAGCACGATGCTTGGATATAAATGAAGGTGATTCGATATGCCAACAAGCAAAAGTTGGAAGTTTTGAATACCATTTTGATAAAAGTGTTGGTGCTGGAGGCCAGGAAGAGTCTGTTTCTGGGGCTGAAACTGAAAGCTTCAAGTCTGCAGCTGAGGAGGTGGACTATAATAGTGATGGTGCTATTACATCAAGAGAAACTGAACCCATTCCAAGCTCAAACGTTGAGAGGCATGATAGTGATGGCAGGACGCAAATTGGTGTTGCTCCAAGTTCAGAAGAGATAAGTGGGTTTAAATTCACCTTTGCTGCCTCTTCTGCCGCCCAAAGTCAGGTATCTGCTTCAAAACGccaccagaaaaagaaaaatttgttaCAAGTTGGTCATGATATGAAAGATTCCAGTCCCAATGCCAAAGTTTCATACGCATCATCCTCTGTGAATCGGTTTCCATTCTCTGGAACTTCATTGCCTTCATCTCCTGGGAGGGGTCAGAAAGGAGATCTATCTACTTCTCAATCCAAGGTTAAAACGAATTCTGAGGTAGAAAATAGACAGGAGGTCAAGCAAGAGTCTGCTGCAACTGTTGCAGCTCAGGAAGCATGTGAGAAGTGGCGACAAAG GGGAAACCAGGTCTATATGAGTGGGGATCTGTCTAAAGCTGAGGATTGTTACACAAAGGGGGTGAACTGTGTTTCTATGAGTGAGACATCTAAAAGCTGTCTCAGGGTTTTAATGCTGTGCTATAGCAACCGGGCAGCAACGCGTATGTCTCTTGGAAGAATGAGAGATGCACTAGGAGACTGTGTGATGGCTGCTGCAATAGATCCCAACTTCCTTAAGGTGCAACTTAGAGCTGCAAA TTGTTACGTTGCCCTTGGGGAAGTTGAAGATGCATCAAAATATTTCAAGAAGTGCCTGCAATCAGGAAGTGACATCTGTGTGGATAGGAAAATTGCAGTAGAAGCATCTGATGGCTTACAAAAGGCTCAG AAAGTGTTAGAAGGCATGAACCGCTCTACTGAACTTTTGAAAAGTGTCATGTCTAGTGATACAGAGACTGCTTTGGAAGTAATTGCTGAGGCCTTGATGATAAGCTCGTACTCAGAAAAGTTACTTGAAATGAAAGCAGAGGCTCTTTTCATG CTCCGGAGGTATGATGAGGTGATTCAGCTGTGTAAGCAGACCCTTGGTTCTGCTGAAAAGAACTCTCCCCCAGTGGATGCTGATGGCCAGGAAATAAGTCTGCATGGTTCTGAATTCTTGAACAAATTTTACTTCAAACTTTGGCGATGCCGCCTGATTTTTAAAGCCTACTTCCATTTGGGAAGGTTTGATGAGGGTCTTGCTTTCCTTGAGGAGCAAGAGGTCAAAGTATCTATCACAAATAG GAGTGGAAGCAAGGCTCTGGAATCATTAATACCCCTAGCTGGCACTGTACGTGAGCTCTTGCGTCATAAG GCTGCAGGAAATGAAGCATTTCAGGCAGGACGGCATGCAGAAGCAGTTGAACATTATAGTGCTGCTTTGTCATACAATGTGGAGTCACGTCCTTTTGCGTCTGTTTGTTTCTGCAATCGCGCTGCTGCATACAAAGCATTAAGCCAGATTACAGATGCTATTGCAGATTGCAGCCTGGCTATAGCTCTTGATGGAAATTATCTTAAG GCAATCTCAAGACGAGCAACTCTCTATGAGATGATCAGAGATTACGGACAAGCAGCTAGAGATATTCAGAGACTTGTATCTCTTCTCATTAAGCAAGTAGAGGAGAAGACCATTCAGTCTGGAGCTTCTGATCGATCGATCAGTGGTGCAAATGATTTGAGACAAGCTCGTCTGCGGCTTTctgaaattgaagaagaagcCAGAAAAGAAATCCCCTTGGATATGTACCTTATTCT GGGAATCGAGCCATCTGTTTCGGCATCTGAAATTAAGAAGGCCTATAGGAAAGCTGCACTTAGACACCATCCTGATAAG GCTGGTCAATCCCTGGCAAGAAGTGACAATGGTGATGACAAGCTGTGGAAGGAGATAGCAGAAGAAGTTCACAAGGATGCTGACAAACTCTTTAAAATGATTGGAGAGGCATATGCAGTACTTTCAGACCCTATCAAG CGTTCACGGTATGATGTCGAAGAAGAGATGCGGAATGCCCAAAAGAAGCACAACGGAAACAGCACATCTAGAACTCATACAGAACCCCAGTGTTATCCCCATGAAAGAAGCAGCACTAGGCGACAATGGAGAGAGGTCTGGAGATCATATGGTAATTCATCCTCTAGAGGTTCAGAAGGCAATCAATGGGACAGGTATTCATGA
- the LOC133878256 gene encoding uncharacterized protein LOC133878256 isoform X2, producing MAVRAPLHLLPLRCSATKEDQSEYRDKSRNARVLVVGGTGRVGGSTAIALSKLRPDIHIIIAGRNREKGASMVTTLGGNSEFAEVNIDNVKSLEAALEDVDLVVHTAGPFQQAEKCTVLEAAIHTKTAYVDVCDDTTYARRAKSFKSRAVAANVPAITTGGIYPGVSNVMAAELVRASRNEGKAEPERLRFYYYTAGSGGAGPTILATSFLLLGEEVVAYNKGEAVKLKPYSGMLNIDFGKGIGKRDVYLLNLPEVRSAHEVLGVPTVSARFGTAPFFWNWGMAAMTTLLPAEFLRDRRKVQELVQLFDPVVRSVDRIAGERVSMRVDLECSDGRNVVGIFSHRRLSVSVGTATAAFALAILEGSTQPGVWFPEEPEGIAIEAREVLLERAAQGTINFATMDGRNKPKRAWIRNICMRV from the exons ATGGCGGTGCGGGCTCCGTTGCATTTGTTGCCATTGAGGTGTAGCGCTACAAAGGAAGACCAGAGCGAATACAGAGACAAGTCTAGGAACGCGCGCGTTTTAGTGGTGGGAGGAACTGGTCGGGTCGGAGGCTCCACCGCCATCGCGCTCTCCAAGCTCCGCCCTGACATCCACATCATCATTGCCGGTCGCAACAG GGAAAAAGGTGCTTCTATGGTGACTACACTAGGGGGCAACTCTGAGTTTGCCGAGGTCAACATTGACAATGTAAAATCCCTTGAGGCGGCTTTAGAGG ATGTGGATCTTGTAGTTCATACTGCTGGACCTTTCCAACAGGCAGAAAAGTGCACTGTACTGGAAGCTGCCATACATACCAAG ACAGCCTATGTTGATGTTTGTGATGACACAACCTATGCACGGcgtgctaaatccttcaagagTAGAGCAGTAGCTGCAAATGTTCCAGCTATAACAACAGGCGGAATTTACCCAGGAGTGAGCAATG TGATGGCAGCAGAGCTAGTTCGTGCTTCAAGAAATGAAGGCAAGGCTGAGCCAGAGAGACTACG ATTCTACTACTACACAGCAGGTAGTGGTGGTGCAGGTCCAACTATATTAGCTACTAGCTTTTTACTTCTTGGAGAAGAAGTGGTTGCATATAATAAAG GAGAAGCGGTCAAACTGAAGCCTTATAGTGGAATGCTCAACATTGACTTTGGAAAAGGAATTGGAAAGAGAGATGTTTATCTGTT GAATTTGCCCGAAGTAAGAAGTGCTCATGAGGTCCTTGGAGTACCAACTGTCAGTGCTCGATTTGGAACTGCTCCATTCTTCTGGAATTGGGGAATGGCAGCCATGACAACTCTTCTTCCTGCG GAGTTTTTGAGAGACAGGCGCAAAGTCCAAGAATTAGTTCAACTGTTTGACCCTGTAGTCCGATCAGTTGATAGGATTGCTGGAGAGCGTGTATCAATGAGG GTTGATTTGGAGTGTTCAGATGGACGCAATGTAGTTGGTATATTCAGTCATAGGAGGCTTTCTGT ATCCGTGGGAACTGCAACAGCTGCATTTGCTTTAGCTATTCTTGAGGGAAGCACACAGCCTGGGGTTTGGTTTCCAGAAGAG CCAGAAGGAATTGCAATTGAGGCAAGGGAAGTTCTTCTTGAACGTGCAGCACAAGGAACGATCAATTTT GCCACCATGGATGGTAGAAACAAACCCAAAAGAGCTTGGATTAGGAATATATGTATGAGAGTGTAG